TACTGAAAGTGTCTCGTCTAAATCGACAAATCTACCGGAAATAGGTGCGATTATCTTCAAGCGCTGGGCCTGCTTTGCGTAGCCATCAATTTCTGTATGGGCCTGAATCAGCTGGCTTTGCAGCATCTTCCTGGAAGTTATTAACTCACTTTTGGCAATTTGTCTTTGTAGCTGGACTTCGAGGACCTCAATATTTTTTAGGGCACGTTGCTCTTTTAAGCTCAGAAGAGGGTCGTTTAAGCTGAACAGTAAATCTCCTTTAGCAACCAGCTGGTTATTTACGACGTGAATCTTACTGATTTGAGCAGAGATGGGCGGGAACAGTTGGTGGCGTTCTTTGGGCAGAACAACACACCGAACATAGATATGTGAATTCCAGGCCACAAAGAAAAGTGAACAGAATAAAGTCAACAGGGTAAAGCTGCCCAGCAGATTACGGTTAACCAAGCCCACTTCAGAACGTTTTTCCCACCAGGAATGAAGTTCCTGAATAATAGGCAGAAGAATAAACCAGATAATCTCGACGCTGAAGAGTATAAGCCCCAGGATTTTAAAAAACATGTGGTATACCACAAGGGCAATTCCGGTAAAGAGAATGACTCTGTAGATCCAGGTTCCATAAGCATAGGCAATCAGCAAGGTAACTCTTGAAGATCTGAGTGACTCAGGGCAGGGGGCTTTGAGCCCGATCATCATATCTCGTAAATACCATTTCCCCAGGTTGAAGGCCCGGGTTTGCAGGTTAGGGATATCAAGATAGTCTGATAAAAGGTAATAGCCGTCGAAGCGCATGAATGGGCTGATATTCATAAATAACGAGGTGATCCAGGTAACAGTGGCAACTATAAAACAGGCTGAGCGCAGAGGGCCATCAGCGATAAAACACCAGAGAAAGGTAGCTATCAATGCCAGGGCGATCTCGACAGCAATACCGGCACCGACGATTTTCATACGCGCCTTCCTGTCGGTTAACTTCCAGGACTCCGTCGTGTCGGTAAAAAGCATGGGGAAAAGTACGATGAAGGCCAGACCCAGAGTGGGAACACGTATTCCATAGTATTTGGCGGTATAGGCATGCCCTAACTCATGCAGTATTTTAACGAAAACCAGGGCTGCTGTGTAGTAAAAAAGGCCTTCAAAGGAGAAGAAATAGGCGAAGGTGTTCAAGAAACTTTGCCACTGGCGGGAGACTAGATAGATACTTAATACCGCCATAACAAGAAAGAGATACTGAACTGGTTTGGAGGCTAGAATTTTAGCGGCAGGCAGGGTGGCATCAAGGAAGCGATCTGGTTTTATAAGTGGGATTCTCAAGAACAGATAGTTCCGGACAAGCCAGAGAAGCGGATGTGTTTTTTTGTTCCGTCTGCTGTTAATCATGGCTGTTGAGACAGGATTTCCAGGGGCAAGAAGACAATTATAGGTAAAGAAACTGTGAAGAGTTTGAATCTCTTCCCGGTTTGTATGTATTGAGGTTTGTGAGTTAATAGTATCGGCGACCTGCTGAGCGGTGACATTGCCTC
This genomic interval from Desulfobulbaceae bacterium contains the following:
- a CDS encoding HlyD family efflux transporter periplasmic adaptor subunit, with translation MATVSSGMDDILLPLRENLQLLPGPTLEGGSPTWTLHDPPKNQFFRIGRLEFEALARWSNIARGNVTAQQVADTINSQTSIHTNREEIQTLHSFFTYNCLLAPGNPVSTAMINSRRNKKTHPLLWLVRNYLFLRIPLIKPDRFLDATLPAAKILASKPVQYLFLVMAVLSIYLVSRQWQSFLNTFAYFFSFEGLFYYTAALVFVKILHELGHAYTAKYYGIRVPTLGLAFIVLFPMLFTDTTESWKLTDRKARMKIVGAGIAVEIALALIATFLWCFIADGPLRSACFIVATVTWITSLFMNISPFMRFDGYYLLSDYLDIPNLQTRAFNLGKWYLRDMMIGLKAPCPESLRSSRVTLLIAYAYGTWIYRVILFTGIALVVYHMFFKILGLILFSVEIIWFILLPIIQELHSWWEKRSEVGLVNRNLLGSFTLLTLFCSLFFVAWNSHIYVRCVVLPKERHQLFPPISAQISKIHVVNNQLVAKGDLLFSLNDPLLSLKEQRALKNIEVLEVQLQRQIAKSELITSRKMLQSQLIQAHTEIDGYAKQAQRLKIIAPISGRFVDLDETLSVNQWINPSHLLGQIVDQAEFHLEGYLKGDELTNIDLGNKGLFYPDNQTGDPLPVTLTSVEPLNKKILDEPYLASVYGGDIAVTFSAERNLISHGSFYRMHLDLPESTDFNRVVRGRLVLNGKAISLYERAKRNVLAVLIRESGF